In Candidatus Bathyarchaeota archaeon, the following proteins share a genomic window:
- a CDS encoding TldD/PmbA family protein, with protein sequence MDLEELREIAQKIVDYALKQDVSQAQAVAFMVDNSLTRFANSQIHQNIAQKSGGIAIKVVLRDKRISTVQANTLEEESVKAVVEQAVKIARASSSNKDFQSLPESEPWKPMRGAFDRQTAECTPDFRAEMVVEAVETAHSKSPKVAAVAGYLSTGSLGYAVANSLGISAWAQLSLAYMKTTVIARNGESEGFGAAQQYSRKVKELKPAALAGDAADKAVRSLHPVKIEPGEYEVVLSPLAVAVILEYMGYVGFSARYYQDGESFVKFFANQQVFDRKLNVVDDARNPKTLYAVPVDGEGVPKKPLDLIINGVVSEKSICYNSFTAGKEGKKSTGHALPPLGDFYGEMPLPYNMIMKPGDTTLEEAIAETKHGIFVNTFHYVNPVEPTKLVLTGLTRDGTFLIENGEITKPIVNMRFTDSMLSALKEIPMIGKELLTLETTTVPMVKLKKLRFVGVSAY encoded by the coding sequence ATGGACCTGGAAGAGCTTAGGGAAATAGCCCAAAAAATTGTTGATTATGCCCTAAAACAGGATGTCAGTCAAGCGCAGGCTGTAGCATTTATGGTTGACAATTCCTTGACGCGTTTTGCAAACTCTCAGATTCACCAGAATATTGCCCAAAAAAGTGGCGGAATCGCAATAAAAGTTGTTTTGAGGGATAAGCGGATAAGCACTGTTCAAGCGAACACTCTTGAGGAAGAAAGTGTAAAAGCAGTTGTGGAGCAAGCAGTCAAAATTGCAAGAGCTTCCTCATCAAACAAGGATTTCCAAAGCCTTCCAGAATCGGAGCCCTGGAAGCCTATGCGTGGAGCATTTGATAGGCAAACAGCCGAGTGCACACCTGATTTTAGGGCTGAAATGGTTGTGGAAGCCGTTGAAACAGCCCATTCTAAGTCGCCTAAAGTAGCCGCTGTTGCCGGATACTTATCCACGGGTTCGCTGGGCTATGCTGTTGCAAATTCCTTGGGGATTTCAGCCTGGGCTCAGCTTTCCTTAGCTTACATGAAAACCACAGTAATAGCAAGGAACGGTGAATCAGAGGGCTTCGGTGCAGCTCAGCAGTACTCTAGGAAGGTGAAAGAACTTAAGCCAGCAGCTTTGGCTGGGGACGCCGCGGATAAAGCTGTGAGAAGTCTCCATCCAGTAAAGATTGAACCTGGCGAATACGAGGTTGTTTTGTCTCCTCTGGCTGTGGCTGTAATTCTAGAATACATGGGGTATGTAGGTTTTTCGGCTAGGTATTACCAAGATGGAGAGTCTTTTGTCAAGTTTTTTGCAAACCAGCAGGTTTTCGACAGAAAACTTAACGTGGTTGATGATGCCAGAAACCCGAAAACTCTCTACGCGGTGCCTGTGGACGGTGAAGGTGTTCCAAAAAAGCCGTTAGATCTCATAATAAATGGCGTGGTTTCAGAGAAAAGCATATGCTACAACTCCTTTACAGCAGGCAAGGAAGGCAAGAAAAGCACGGGGCATGCACTTCCACCGCTAGGTGACTTTTACGGCGAAATGCCCCTGCCCTACAATATGATAATGAAGCCTGGAGACACCACCTTAGAAGAGGCTATTGCCGAAACAAAACATGGTATATTCGTCAACACATTCCACTACGTTAACCCAGTTGAACCCACAAAGCTTGTGTTAACTGGACTGACACGAGACGGAACATTCCTAATAGAAAATGGCGAAATAACAAAGCCCATTGTCAACATGCGCTTCACAGATAGCATGCTATCCGCTTTGAAGGAAATCCCAATGATTGGAAAGGAGCTATTAACACTAGAAACGACAACCGTGCCGATGGTTAAACTGAAAAAACTACGCTTCGTAGGCGTATCCGCCTACTAA
- a CDS encoding anaerobic ribonucleoside-triphosphate reductase activating protein: protein MKFSGLQKTSLIDYPNRVAAVLFTPGCNLRCPYCYNWRIVVNPQPPFLNEETALQILEERKKYVDAVVITGGEPTIHKELPRFLKRLKERGFAVKLDTNGLNPTVLEECLPYVDYVALDFKTSPEKYRLLGAKETEAFLRTVEILKSGKVEYEFRTTVVPKIVEATDITRMGEIAKGAENYALQQFIPGDTLSEEYKNIQPYPLDILGKYAEILKKYVGNIVTRF from the coding sequence ATGAAGTTCAGCGGCCTGCAAAAAACCAGCTTAATAGACTATCCTAACCGCGTGGCAGCAGTCTTGTTCACACCAGGCTGCAATTTGCGTTGTCCATACTGCTACAACTGGCGTATAGTGGTTAATCCACAGCCACCCTTCCTAAACGAGGAAACAGCTCTCCAAATATTGGAAGAACGCAAAAAATACGTGGACGCCGTCGTCATAACAGGCGGTGAGCCAACCATCCACAAGGAACTACCCCGCTTCCTGAAGAGGCTTAAGGAACGAGGCTTCGCCGTCAAACTCGACACAAATGGCTTAAACCCAACAGTGCTTGAAGAGTGCCTCCCATACGTGGATTATGTAGCTTTAGACTTTAAAACTTCGCCAGAAAAATACCGTTTGTTGGGAGCTAAGGAGACAGAAGCCTTTCTAAGAACCGTCGAGATATTAAAAAGTGGAAAAGTGGAATACGAGTTCAGAACCACCGTTGTGCCAAAAATTGTTGAGGCGACGGACATAACACGCATGGGCGAAATAGCGAAAGGCGCCGAAAACTACGCCCTCCAACAGTTTATACCCGGCGACACGTTAAGCGAAGAGTACAAAAACATACAACCATACCCATTGGACATACTTGGGAAGTACGCGGAGATCTTGAAAAAATATGTAGGTAATATTGTAACACGCTTCTAA
- a CDS encoding ribonucleoside triphosphate reductase, translating to MKFVRKRDGRLEPFDQERITNAIWKAAKAVGGKDRELAKKLSDQVVAELKKRFGEDGVPTVEEIQDVVEKVLIENGHARTAKAYILYRKQHQDIRELAALLSQADLVDQYLEMEDWRVKENSNMSYSLQGLNNYLSSTVIAKYWISRIYPPNIAEAHFSGDMHIHDLGVLGPYCVGWDIKDLLLTGFGGVPGKIESTPAKHFRTALGQVVNFFYTLQGEAAGAQAFSNFDTYLAPFIRYDGLSQKEVEQALQEFFFNMNVPTRVGFQTPFTNVTLDLKVPDFMKDEPVIIGGKVMDATYGEMEKEMEIFNIAFTEVLSKGDARGRVFTFPIPTYCITKDFNWDSLVSEKIFEVAAKYGAPYFSNFVNSDMKPEDVRSMCCRLRIDNRELRKRGGGFFGANPLTGSIGVVTLNLPRIGYLAKDEDEFFERLETLMELAKDSLEIKRKVLEQFTDKGLYPYSKRYLRGVKETFGKYWKNHFSTIGLVGMNEAIQNLFGYSIATPEGLEFAEKVLNFMREKLADFQEETGNIYNLEATPAEGASYRLARIDKRKYPDIIVANEKYLSKGAEPFYTNSSQLPVDYDADLFEALEHQDRLQPLYTGGTVFHIYLGERLYSWKSAAELVRKVTWNFRLPYLTLTPTFSVCPTHGYLSGEHRRCPKCGVCCEVYSRVVGYLRPVDQWNDGKQAEFAIRRTFEKAVITPQAVAAR from the coding sequence TTGAAGTTTGTTAGAAAACGGGATGGAAGGCTTGAGCCCTTTGATCAAGAGCGTATAACAAACGCCATTTGGAAAGCCGCTAAGGCCGTCGGCGGAAAAGACCGTGAACTAGCCAAGAAACTAAGCGACCAAGTTGTCGCCGAACTGAAAAAGCGGTTCGGCGAAGACGGTGTCCCCACAGTTGAGGAAATTCAGGATGTTGTGGAAAAGGTTTTAATAGAAAACGGTCATGCGCGAACCGCTAAGGCATACATTCTTTACCGCAAACAACACCAGGACATACGGGAGCTTGCAGCTCTCTTAAGCCAAGCGGACCTTGTAGACCAGTATTTAGAGATGGAAGACTGGCGGGTTAAAGAAAACTCCAACATGAGCTATTCGCTTCAAGGCTTAAACAACTATCTATCATCTACAGTTATCGCCAAATACTGGATAAGCCGAATCTATCCACCTAACATAGCAGAGGCCCACTTTTCAGGCGACATGCACATCCACGACTTAGGTGTGCTTGGGCCTTACTGCGTAGGCTGGGACATAAAGGACTTGTTATTAACTGGGTTTGGAGGAGTTCCGGGTAAAATTGAAAGCACTCCAGCTAAACATTTCAGAACGGCCCTTGGCCAAGTGGTAAACTTCTTTTACACGCTGCAGGGTGAGGCAGCTGGCGCCCAAGCCTTCTCAAACTTCGACACTTACCTCGCGCCTTTCATACGATATGACGGCTTAAGCCAAAAAGAAGTGGAACAGGCCCTTCAAGAGTTCTTTTTCAACATGAATGTGCCCACGCGGGTTGGCTTTCAGACACCATTCACAAATGTCACATTGGACTTGAAAGTGCCAGATTTTATGAAAGATGAACCGGTTATAATAGGCGGAAAAGTCATGGACGCCACTTACGGTGAAATGGAAAAAGAAATGGAAATATTCAACATTGCTTTTACAGAAGTTCTAAGTAAAGGCGACGCTAGAGGAAGAGTATTCACTTTCCCAATTCCAACATACTGCATAACGAAGGACTTCAACTGGGATTCGCTGGTTTCTGAGAAAATTTTCGAAGTAGCCGCCAAATACGGAGCGCCCTACTTCTCAAACTTTGTGAATAGCGACATGAAACCCGAAGATGTCCGAAGCATGTGCTGCCGCCTAAGAATAGACAACCGGGAACTCCGAAAACGCGGCGGAGGCTTCTTTGGAGCTAATCCGTTGACAGGCAGCATAGGCGTTGTAACACTAAATCTTCCAAGAATCGGCTACCTAGCCAAGGATGAGGACGAATTCTTCGAACGATTAGAGACGCTGATGGAGCTGGCTAAAGACAGCTTAGAAATAAAACGCAAAGTTCTAGAACAATTCACAGATAAGGGTCTATACCCCTATTCGAAGCGGTATCTACGCGGTGTAAAAGAGACTTTTGGAAAATACTGGAAGAACCACTTCTCAACCATAGGCCTGGTAGGCATGAACGAAGCCATCCAAAACCTTTTCGGCTACAGTATAGCCACGCCAGAAGGCCTTGAATTCGCAGAAAAAGTGTTAAACTTTATGCGGGAAAAACTCGCCGACTTCCAAGAGGAAACAGGCAACATTTACAATCTGGAGGCTACACCAGCCGAAGGCGCAAGTTATCGCTTAGCTCGCATAGACAAACGTAAATATCCCGATATAATAGTGGCCAACGAGAAGTATCTGTCGAAAGGCGCTGAACCCTTCTACACAAACTCTTCGCAGTTGCCTGTAGACTACGATGCAGATCTTTTCGAAGCATTGGAACACCAAGATAGGCTCCAGCCGCTCTACACTGGTGGAACAGTTTTTCACATCTATCTCGGTGAGCGTCTCTACTCATGGAAGTCCGCAGCAGAACTTGTCCGCAAAGTGACATGGAACTTCCGCCTACCATACTTAACGCTGACACCAACTTTCAGCGTCTGCCCAACCCACGGCTATCTAAGCGGCGAACATAGGCGATGTCCCAAGTGTGGAGTCTGCTGCGAAGTATACTCGCGAGTAGTAGGCTACCTCCGCCCAGTAGATCAGTGGAACGACGGGAAACAAGCTGAATTCGCGATACGCAGAACCTTTGAAAAAGCCGTCATCACGCCTCAAGCTGTGGCAGCTCGGTGA
- the nrdR gene encoding transcriptional regulator NrdR: protein MKCPYCSSENIKTLETRDSADNTIRRRKECGNCGKRFTTYEYIEAIELMVRKRDGRLERFDINKIIRGLQKACEKRPVTMEQIRSLAEKVRQELMQLGKEEVSSQEIGDLVMKHLKNLDRVAYVRFASVYRRFEEPEDFRRVLKEVNIT, encoded by the coding sequence ATGAAATGCCCATACTGCAGTTCAGAAAACATTAAAACTCTTGAAACCCGCGACTCAGCAGACAACACCATAAGAAGACGCAAAGAATGTGGCAACTGTGGAAAACGCTTCACCACATACGAGTATATAGAGGCCATTGAGTTGATGGTGCGAAAACGCGACGGCAGACTTGAACGCTTTGACATAAACAAAATCATTAGAGGCTTACAGAAAGCATGCGAAAAAAGGCCAGTAACCATGGAGCAAATTCGCTCCCTGGCGGAAAAGGTTAGGCAAGAACTCATGCAACTCGGCAAGGAAGAAGTTTCATCCCAAGAAATTGGCGACTTAGTGATGAAACATTTGAAAAACCTTGACCGCGTAGCCTATGTGCGCTTCGCCTCGGTATACCGCAGATTCGAAGAACCCGAAGACTTCCGTCGCGTGCTAAAAGAGGTGAACATAACTTGA
- a CDS encoding DUF763 domain-containing protein — MQRTGVARLPLHYGKAPKWLVVRMQKLAKEIVTIIIDEHGTGEFLKRLSDPFWFQALGCVLGYDWHSSGVTTVVTGVLKQAIIPEEHGVAVCGGKGKISRQTPLEIGQIGEKFGFSDNKISSLQYASRISAKVDNTAIQAGYQLYHHAFFLDENGRWAVVQQGMCPQDRTARRYHWLSENVASFVVEPHNAIVGDTRRQVALDMTAKESEGCRKASVDLACEPPKKLMRLVMSIRPAHQKSIEDWLPEGTQTPWVDYQIDFLSMPANINWKALQEVYEFQPRNYEELLGFKGVGVATVRGLALIAELIYGEKPSWKDPVKYSFAYGGKDGVPYPVDRKAMDESIQILRKAVEEAKIGDRERLNALNRLRVFIPPAR, encoded by the coding sequence ATGCAGAGGACTGGTGTGGCGAGGCTACCCCTTCATTATGGTAAAGCGCCGAAGTGGCTAGTTGTTCGCATGCAAAAGCTAGCCAAAGAAATCGTAACCATAATAATCGACGAGCATGGCACAGGCGAATTTTTAAAACGTTTGTCTGACCCATTTTGGTTCCAGGCTTTGGGTTGCGTTTTAGGTTATGATTGGCACTCTTCAGGCGTAACGACAGTAGTCACAGGCGTTTTGAAGCAAGCTATAATCCCCGAAGAACATGGCGTTGCTGTTTGCGGTGGAAAGGGTAAAATTTCAAGGCAGACACCGCTTGAAATTGGGCAAATAGGCGAAAAGTTCGGTTTCTCAGACAACAAAATATCAAGCCTTCAATATGCCAGCAGAATTAGCGCTAAAGTGGATAATACAGCTATTCAAGCTGGATACCAACTTTATCACCATGCCTTTTTTCTAGATGAAAATGGACGGTGGGCAGTTGTCCAGCAAGGAATGTGCCCTCAAGACCGCACTGCAAGGCGATATCACTGGCTTTCAGAAAACGTGGCAAGCTTTGTGGTTGAACCGCATAATGCCATTGTGGGAGATACGCGACGCCAAGTAGCCCTAGACATGACCGCGAAAGAAAGCGAGGGTTGCCGAAAGGCTTCCGTGGACTTAGCATGCGAACCGCCCAAAAAGCTTATGCGCCTGGTCATGTCTATTCGCCCAGCCCATCAGAAGTCCATTGAAGACTGGCTTCCAGAGGGGACTCAAACGCCATGGGTAGACTACCAAATAGATTTTTTGTCCATGCCGGCTAACATAAACTGGAAAGCCCTCCAAGAGGTTTATGAGTTTCAACCCCGCAACTATGAGGAGCTTTTAGGCTTCAAGGGTGTAGGCGTAGCTACCGTGCGCGGCTTAGCCCTTATAGCCGAACTCATATATGGTGAAAAACCGAGCTGGAAAGATCCTGTGAAATATTCTTTCGCTTACGGTGGAAAAGATGGTGTACCATATCCAGTGGATAGGAAAGCCATGGATGAGTCCATCCAAATTCTAAGGAAAGCTGTCGAAGAAGCAAAGATCGGTGATAGGGAGAGGCTGAATGCGTTAAACAGACTTAGAGTCTTCATTCCGCCAGCACGTTAA
- a CDS encoding sodium:calcium antiporter produces the protein MILLLSVATFIASVLLLYIGSKKIVQAAACLASNLNLHKVVVGTVFVATVTSAPEFLSSLVAAFYGSSQMALGNIIGSNIYNIPLIIGICGLLGTFKIKNSTISKECLFMTGIAVLLIVLTIITGMVTQWIGIIFLALYPAFIYYSIRKGNGNGNPENPKPKGVAKPAAILFLGGVSLIAGTFLLVYSAVSIAETFGLSQFYAGITIMALGCVVPEVAVSVAAALRGEQEISIGNVIGDNIITMTLVLGIVALVRSFSVSIQEILITVPFVILVTLVLFAMNRRSHKITKPWSIVMLAIAAAAFILETLNHLI, from the coding sequence ATGATACTGCTGTTGAGCGTAGCAACCTTCATAGCAAGTGTGCTCCTCCTATACATCGGTTCAAAAAAGATAGTTCAAGCAGCCGCGTGTCTAGCTTCTAATCTAAATCTCCATAAGGTTGTTGTTGGAACAGTTTTTGTGGCAACCGTAACCTCCGCCCCAGAGTTTTTAAGCTCGCTGGTTGCAGCCTTTTATGGGTCTTCGCAAATGGCTCTGGGCAACATAATAGGCTCAAACATATACAACATCCCCCTTATCATAGGTATATGTGGACTCTTAGGCACATTCAAAATCAAAAATTCTACTATAAGCAAGGAATGCCTCTTCATGACTGGAATTGCAGTATTGCTAATAGTTTTAACAATTATAACAGGCATGGTAACCCAGTGGATTGGAATTATCTTTTTGGCGTTATACCCAGCCTTCATATACTATTCCATTCGAAAAGGAAACGGCAACGGAAACCCTGAAAACCCTAAACCTAAAGGCGTAGCAAAACCCGCCGCCATTCTGTTTTTAGGCGGAGTTTCCCTCATAGCCGGAACTTTTCTTCTGGTTTACAGCGCCGTATCAATAGCTGAGACCTTCGGCCTAAGCCAGTTCTATGCTGGTATTACCATAATGGCGTTGGGCTGCGTTGTCCCAGAAGTCGCTGTATCAGTGGCCGCTGCCCTCCGCGGCGAACAAGAGATCTCTATAGGCAATGTGATAGGCGACAATATTATAACCATGACCCTCGTGCTTGGAATAGTCGCCCTAGTAAGGTCTTTCAGTGTTTCTATACAAGAAATTTTGATAACTGTGCCATTCGTAATCCTTGTAACGCTCGTCTTGTTTGCAATGAATAGGCGAAGCCACAAAATAACAAAGCCGTGGAGCATAGTAATGTTGGCTATAGCCGCGGCAGCCTTTATTCTAGAAACTTTAAACCATCTAATCTAG
- a CDS encoding ferredoxin family protein, translating to MPKVKVDWSKCNGDGVCVEICPVNVFELQKLPEYPDTSKSVPVRESDCITCMACVTSCPTQAITVEE from the coding sequence ATGCCGAAAGTTAAAGTTGATTGGAGTAAATGTAATGGCGATGGTGTATGTGTTGAAATCTGTCCAGTAAATGTCTTTGAACTTCAAAAGCTGCCGGAATACCCGGACACGTCAAAGTCGGTTCCAGTTAGAGAGAGTGACTGTATAACGTGCATGGCATGCGTGACATCCTGCCCAACACAAGCGATAACGGTTGAGGAATAA
- a CDS encoding radical SAM protein: MVKTPETIWQMPNEELLNFLNTGLECSRRKKIRFYAPSFMHYKTAYFCSSPRDFPTISVTGKSCALKCKHCGGKVLETMYPVKTPEELYNLCSRLKAEGAVGCLISGGCLPNGSVPLDNFTGTIKRVKEDLGLTVFAHVGVLDYKRALRLKEAGVDAALIDILGANETIKEVYNLNLTVESYERALKALNQAGLPFIPHVIVGLHYGKLKGEFNALRIISRYKPSALVVIAFMPIYGTAMAHVEPPKPLDIARVLTIARIMFPETPIALGCMRPKGRHRTETDVLAIKACVDAIAFPAEEAIKFACDQGFKTSFSSYCCSQIYLDFLRINSV; the protein is encoded by the coding sequence ATGGTTAAAACTCCGGAAACAATTTGGCAAATGCCAAATGAGGAGCTGCTCAACTTTTTAAACACTGGCCTAGAATGTTCAAGGCGTAAAAAAATACGCTTTTACGCTCCTAGCTTCATGCATTACAAGACGGCTTATTTCTGTTCTTCGCCAAGGGATTTTCCAACAATCTCAGTGACTGGGAAAAGCTGCGCGTTAAAGTGTAAACACTGTGGTGGCAAAGTTTTGGAAACTATGTATCCGGTTAAAACTCCGGAAGAACTTTACAATTTGTGCAGCAGGCTTAAGGCTGAAGGAGCTGTGGGCTGCTTGATAAGCGGTGGTTGCCTTCCAAACGGTTCTGTTCCATTAGATAACTTCACAGGAACCATAAAACGTGTTAAGGAGGATCTCGGGCTAACGGTCTTCGCTCATGTCGGCGTTTTAGATTATAAGAGGGCTTTAAGGCTCAAGGAGGCTGGTGTGGATGCAGCTTTAATAGATATTTTAGGAGCAAATGAAACTATTAAGGAGGTCTACAACCTTAACTTAACCGTTGAAAGCTATGAAAGAGCCTTGAAAGCTTTAAACCAAGCTGGCTTGCCCTTTATCCCACATGTTATTGTTGGTCTCCATTACGGAAAACTTAAGGGTGAGTTTAATGCTCTTCGGATAATTTCGCGCTACAAGCCTTCAGCCCTTGTGGTTATCGCTTTCATGCCCATCTATGGAACAGCCATGGCGCATGTGGAGCCACCCAAACCACTAGACATAGCGCGTGTTTTAACCATTGCAAGAATTATGTTTCCGGAAACGCCAATAGCTTTAGGTTGTATGCGTCCTAAGGGCAGGCACAGAACCGAGACGGATGTTTTAGCCATTAAGGCCTGTGTGGATGCCATAGCTTTTCCAGCTGAAGAAGCCATAAAATTTGCATGCGATCAAGGTTTCAAAACAAGTTTTTCATCTTACTGTTGTTCGCAGATATACCTAGACTTTTTGAGGATTAACAGTGTATAA
- a CDS encoding ArsR family transcriptional regulator, with amino-acid sequence MRRSRLENYEAILSALAKRPLTVDSIAYRTSMDCTILQRHLESLLKYGLVHEEISSGKRLYKITERGMAVFRTLSFQRRLDNITKSIRTVGVEAAPTPLIRDNEKEKARDQT; translated from the coding sequence TTGCGAAGGTCAAGGCTTGAAAACTACGAGGCCATTTTATCAGCGTTAGCTAAGAGGCCGTTAACCGTCGATAGCATAGCCTACAGAACCAGCATGGACTGTACAATACTTCAGCGACATTTAGAATCACTCTTAAAATACGGACTTGTACATGAGGAAATAAGCAGCGGAAAAAGACTTTATAAAATAACGGAGAGAGGTATGGCGGTTTTCAGAACCCTAAGCTTTCAAAGGCGCTTAGACAATATAACAAAATCTATCAGGACGGTCGGAGTTGAAGCGGCGCCAACCCCACTCATAAGGGACAACGAAAAAGAGAAGGCAAGAGACCAAACTTAA
- a CDS encoding radical SAM protein, which yields MDSELPKKVRVSLGSAIAMGLLSGKLDASPTTAYLMTYRKGRCTANCGFCPQARKSHGRADMLSRITWPAFPTEIVLEALAETVKNGGMKRVCIQALNYPKVFTHLSALLREVSSNVKVPISISCQPLDLENIKHLAEAGAERIGIPLDAATEEIFDKVKGVSAGGPYKMGRQLALLAEAVKVFGEGKVSTHLIVGLGETEKEMVYMIQKCVNMSVLPALFAFTPVAGTALENMKQPSIGQYRRIQLARYLIVHGMARADNMKFDMDGHIVDYGVDKQALKQIVETGRPFQTSGCPNCNRPYYNEKPSGPIYNYPRPLSVEEIKRVITELAVI from the coding sequence TTGGACAGTGAGCTTCCGAAGAAAGTGCGAGTTTCCCTAGGCTCCGCCATAGCTATGGGCTTGCTCAGCGGAAAGCTTGATGCTTCTCCTACGACAGCATATCTAATGACGTATCGAAAAGGCAGATGCACGGCAAACTGCGGATTCTGTCCTCAAGCCAGAAAAAGCCACGGCAGAGCAGACATGCTTTCAAGAATTACTTGGCCAGCGTTTCCAACAGAAATTGTTCTCGAAGCCTTGGCGGAAACCGTTAAAAATGGCGGAATGAAACGCGTGTGCATTCAAGCCTTAAACTATCCCAAAGTTTTTACACACCTCTCGGCCCTTCTAAGAGAAGTTTCCAGCAACGTAAAAGTTCCAATATCAATTTCATGTCAGCCATTAGACCTTGAAAACATAAAGCATTTAGCTGAAGCTGGAGCTGAAAGAATAGGCATACCGTTAGACGCAGCGACTGAAGAAATTTTTGACAAGGTTAAGGGCGTGTCGGCTGGGGGTCCATACAAAATGGGGCGACAGTTAGCTCTTTTAGCAGAAGCTGTGAAGGTCTTTGGAGAGGGTAAAGTTAGCACCCACCTAATTGTGGGGTTAGGCGAAACAGAAAAAGAAATGGTATATATGATTCAAAAGTGTGTTAACATGAGTGTTCTGCCTGCCCTTTTCGCGTTTACTCCAGTCGCTGGAACCGCGTTGGAAAACATGAAGCAACCATCCATCGGACAGTATAGACGAATCCAACTAGCCCGTTATTTGATAGTTCACGGAATGGCGAGAGCTGATAACATGAAATTTGACATGGACGGCCATATAGTTGATTATGGCGTCGACAAACAAGCTTTAAAACAGATAGTTGAAACCGGGAGGCCTTTTCAAACCTCCGGTTGCCCAAACTGCAATAGGCCCTACTACAATGAGAAACCAAGCGGTCCCATATATAACTATCCAAGACCTCTAAGCGTGGAAGAAATCAAACGAGTTATTACTGAACTGGCTGTGATCTAA